The proteins below come from a single Mya arenaria isolate MELC-2E11 chromosome 8, ASM2691426v1 genomic window:
- the LOC128242155 gene encoding uncharacterized protein LOC128242155 produces MEVPGRKRDPDLDKGSTDATVYCQPCGEGGKRAVAQGFCQTCEEYMCAPCVEYHKRLKVTRNHVLLSKDKMPSYYPSTKQSAIADTEYCKKHPKEMIKFYCPTHGDLGCGDCVVLDHRNCKVDYIADVAKEFVIGNQFKELEPSIKQTEDIFSGYISNVKELFGEIENQTKDEMDRLKKFRAEINTYLDRREKELLDNLHHVKNEDENLLKTLKNDCELTKAGLEAMRMELTSGEVSVNQRYVTARRAQKELRVIRDELWKTAGRIKARKFRFTKDADSERLLGSKTGLGTLDVVENLNIPVPDLSTVTWRNQVDIDVRTPEDQYICSISGLALLSPGIFLLTDSRNDCVKLMNVTTRTVMSRLQITGWPWDVCVLPDDQAAVTLNNSIIQLSTKGGQLSCGKKIKVSSGCSGIGYYNNRLYVSYSSNPRIEVMTIDGHIISTFQKDDGRQLFQRPLYLTVSASTPPTLYVSDSIAHTVLQLSLDGKVLREYSNKTLENPKSVVQVGPGQLLVCGWANHNVMLLTERDGKMAEILGRNDKATCPYTVAFCPYTRTIVVGTLETESLLVYNAN; encoded by the exons ATGGAGGTACCCGGAAGGAAGcgtgaccctgaccttgacaAGGGTTCCACTGACGCCACTGTCTACTGCCAGCCGTGTGGAGAGGGTGGTAAACGCGCCGTGGCCCAGGGCTTCTGTCAGACCTGCGAGGAGTACATGTGCGCTCCCTGTGTCGAATACCATAAGAGATTGAAGGTGACCAGGAACCACGTTCTGCTGTCCAAAGACAAGATGCCCTCTTACTACCCGTCCACCAAGCAGTCAGCTATCGCCGACACGGAGTATTGTAAAAAACATCCGAAAGAGATGATCAAGTTTTACTGCCCGACCCACGGAGACCTTGGCTGTGGTGACTGTGTCGTACTCGATCACCGCAACTGTAAAGTTGATTACATCGCTGATGTGGCTAAAGAATTTGTCATTGGAAATCAATTCAAAGAGCTGGAACcatcaattaaacaaactgAAGATATTTTCTCCGGGTACATAAGTAATGTGAAGGAACTTTTTGGCGAGATCGAAAATCAGACTAAGGATGAGATGGACAGACTGAAGAAGTTCCGAGCAGAAATCAACACCTACCTGGACCGCCGCGAGAAGGAGTTGCTCGACAACCTCCATCATGTGAAGAACGAGGATGAAAACTTGCTGAAAACCCTAAAAAATGATTGTGAATTGACTAAAGCCGGACTTGAAGCCATGAGGATGGAACTAACTTCCGGTGAAGTCTCGGTGAATCAGAGGTACGTGACGGCAAGACGAGCCCAGAAGGAGCTACGAGTGATTCGTGACGAGTTGTGGAAGACGGCTGGTAGGATAAAGGCCCGGAAGTTCCGGTTTACTAAGGACGCGGACTCGGAGCGGCTGCTGGGATCGAAAACAGGCCTTGGAACGCTGGACGTGGTCGAAAATTTGaata ttcCAGTTCCTGATCTCTCTACTGTGACATGGAGGAATCAGGTAGACATTGACGTCAGAACACCAGAGGACCAGTATATCTGCAGTATTAGCGGCCTCGCCCTGCTGTCTCCCGGCATCTTCCTTCTAACTGATTCCAGAAACGATTGTGTCAAGTTGATGAACGTCACCACCCGCACCGTCATGTCCCGCCTCCAAATTACAGGGTGGCCCTGGGACGTCTGTGTGCTCCCTGATGACCAGGCCGCCGTCACCCTGAATAACTCAATTATACAGCTGTCTACAAAAGGAGGACAGTTATCTTGTGGCAAGAAAATTAAAGTATCATCTGGGTGTAGTGGTATTGGGTATTACAACAATAGATTATACGTTTCTTACTCATCTAACCCGCGTATTGAAGTGATGACAATAGATGGTCATATTATAAGTACATTCCAAAAAGATGACGGTAGACAGCTTTTCCAACGCCCACTATACCTGACAGTATCAGCTTCCACACCACCGACACTGTACGTGTCTGACAGTATTGCACACACCGTCCTTCAGCTGTCATTAGACGGGAAGGTCCTGCGAGAATACAGTAACAAGACGCTCGAAAATCCCAAGTCCGTTGTACAGGTAGGTCCGGGTCAACTGCTCGTGTGTGGGTGGGCCAACCACAACGTGATGCTGCTGACAGAGAGGGATGGCAAGATGGCGGAAATACTTGGACGGAATGACAAAGCGACATGTCCCTACACGGTAGCATTCTGTCCTTACACACGTACCATAGTTGTCGGGACGCTCGAAACTGAATCACTTCTGGTATATAATGCAAACTGA